The DNA segment GAAGGCCTGCGAGAAGGCCGACAGGTCGGCATAGCCCATGCGTTCCGCCACTTCGGTCAGGCTCAGCCGATGTTCGCCCACCAGCGCCGCAGCGGACGCGGCCTGCGACTGCGCCACCAATTGCCGGAAGGACGTTCCTTCGCCCTGCAGACGCCGCTTGAGCGTGCGCTCGCTGGTATGCAGCAGGCCCGCGATGTGGTGCAGGCTGGGCAGAGCGCCGGGCGGCAGCGCGGCGAGCTGGTGCCGCACCATGGCTGCGCAGCCGATGTCCACGCGCCGCTGCTCCATCAGCTTCTGGCACATGCGCTCGCACATCGCCGCAGTCGCCGGGTCTGCCTGGGGCAGGGGCCGGGCGAGGTAGGCGCGGTCGTAGGCGATCAGGTATTCGCCGGCCTTGAAGTCGGGCACTGCCCCGAGGATGTCGTGGATGCCGGCGGGCGGTGCCCCGATCCTGCCGGGCAGGGCCTTGAGCGCGATGCGGTCCAGCCGGAAGCCGTCGCCCGCCACCTGCCGCATCAGCATGGCTGCGGCGGCCAGATCGCGCTCGACCAGGAGGCGGCCGAGCCCGGGCGCCAGGTCCGGCTCGCCGAAATGCACTTCCACGGAGTCCTCCAGCACCCGCGTGCTGATGGTCGAAAACGCATACGAGAGCGGCAGGAAGCGCATCGCCGCCTGCAGCGCCGCGCCGGCCGTGGCGCTGCTCAGCAGGCCGTAGCCCCACATGCCGAAGTTACCCAGCCGGTAGCGCAGGCCCAGCTCCAGTCCCAGGCCGGGCGGGTGCCCCAGCAGCCGCGACAGATTGCGCGCCACCTGCAGCTCCTGCTCAGGCTCCAGCTCGGCGTCGGGATCGGCCAGCAGGGCCTCGGCGATGCCGCTGCCGGCAAGCAGCGACGGGCAGTCCAGCCCTTTTTCACGGCCGTACTCCACCAGCAGGCGCGCGCCCGTGACCCCTCTTCGGAATGCCAGAAAGCTCATCCAGACTTACCCTCGATGCCGCCGATTTGGCCTGAATTCTAAAGTGGCTGGCCCGGCCGCGCCTTGTGGCGCATGCAGCGGGATTCGATGATGGGCCCATGCATAACGACGATACGGAGACATGATGCGCGTGCGAATCCCATCCACGAGACCGTGCCCGGGAGCCGCCGGGAGGCAGCCATGCTGATGCAGGCCCCCCTCCCTGGTGCATCGCTGGCCGGCATGCTGGCCCGCCAGCGCTCGGCATTCGACAGCGAGCCGATGCCCTCCTGGCAGGTG comes from the Paracidovorax avenae ATCC 19860 genome and includes:
- a CDS encoding AraC family transcriptional regulator, which produces MSFLAFRRGVTGARLLVEYGREKGLDCPSLLAGSGIAEALLADPDAELEPEQELQVARNLSRLLGHPPGLGLELGLRYRLGNFGMWGYGLLSSATAGAALQAAMRFLPLSYAFSTISTRVLEDSVEVHFGEPDLAPGLGRLLVERDLAAAAMLMRQVAGDGFRLDRIALKALPGRIGAPPAGIHDILGAVPDFKAGEYLIAYDRAYLARPLPQADPATAAMCERMCQKLMEQRRVDIGCAAMVRHQLAALPPGALPSLHHIAGLLHTSERTLKRRLQGEGTSFRQLVAQSQAASAAALVGEHRLSLTEVAERMGYADLSAFSQAFKRWHGVSPEGFRRTRRTG